One genomic window of Vulpes vulpes isolate BD-2025 chromosome 11, VulVul3, whole genome shotgun sequence includes the following:
- the LOC112911800 gene encoding olfactory receptor 52N4-like, which produces MIILNETDVTPASFILNGIPGLEDMHMWISFPFCSMYIVAMVGNCGLLYLICYEDSLHRSMYYFLAMLSLTDLVMCSSTIPKALCIFWFHLKKIGFEECLVQMFFIHTFTGMESGVLMLMALDRYVAICYPLRYSTILTNSVIAKVGLATFLRAVLLIIPLIFFTKRLPYCKGNIIHHTYCDQLSVAKLSCGNIKANVIYGLIAALLIGGFDILCITISYTMILRAVVSLSSADARQKAFSTCTAHISAIVFSYSPAFFCFFFNRFGSRTIPPSCHIIVANIYLLLPPTMNPIVYGVKTKQIRDCIIKIFSGSRNIKSHST; this is translated from the coding sequence ATGATAATTCTGAATGAAACAGATGTAACACCAGCCTCATTCATTCTTAATGGGATCCCAGGACTGGAAGACATGCACATGTGgatttccttcccattctgctccATGTATATTGTGGCCATGGTAGGGAATTGTGGGCTTCTATACCTCATCTGCTATGAGGACTCCTTGCACAgatccatgtattattttttggCCATGCTTTCCCTTACCGACCTTGTTATGTGCTCTAGTACAATCCCTAAAGCTCTCTGCATCTTCTGGTTTCATCTCAAGAAAATTGGATTTGAAGAATGCCTAGTCCAGATGTTCTTCATCCATACCTTCACAGGGATGGAATCTGGGGTGCTCATGCTCATGGCCCtggaccgctatgtggccatctgctaCCCTCTGCGCTATTCAACCATCCTCACCAATTCTGTCATTGCAAAGGTTGGGCTTGCTACTTTTCTGAGAGCAGTGTTGCTCATCATTCCCTTGATTTTCTTCACCAAGAGACTACCCTATTGCAAGGGCAATATAATACACCATACCTATTGTGACCAGCTATCTGTAGCCAAGTTATCCTGTGGAAATATCAAGGCCAATGTTATCTATGGTCTGATAGCTGCCCTTCTGATTGGAGGCTTTGACATCCTGTGCATCACAATCTCCTACACCATGATCCTCCGGGCAGTGGTCAGCCTCTCTTCAGCAGATGCTCGACAGAAGGCCTTCAGCACCTGCACTGCCCACATCTCTGCCATTGTTTTCTCCTACAGTCCagccttcttctgcttcttttttaatCGTTTTGGGAGCCGTACAATCCCTCCTTCTTGCCACATCATTGTGGCCAATATTTATCTGCTCCTGCCTCCCACTATGAACCCTATTGTTTATGGAGTGAAAACCAAGCAGATACGAGACTGTATCATAAAGATTTTTTCAGGTTCTAGGAACATTAAATCCCACAGCACATAA